From Pantoea sp. At-9b, the proteins below share one genomic window:
- the nifD gene encoding nitrogenase molybdenum-iron protein alpha chain: MSNATADRNLEIIQEVLEIYPEKTRKERRKHMMVTDPEMESVGKCIISNRKSQPGVMTVRGCAYAGSKGVVFGPIKDMAHISHGPIGCGQYSRAGRRNYFTGISGVDSFVTLNFTSDFQERDIVFGGDKKLTKLIEEMEELFPLTKGISIQSECPVGLIGDDISAVAKASSTAINKPVVPVRCEGFRGVSQSLGHHIANDVIRDWVLDNREGQPFTTTPYDVAIIGDYNIGGDAWASRILLEEMGLRVVAQWSGDGTLVEMENTPFVKLNLVHCYRSMNYISRHMEEKHGIPWMEYNFFGPTKVAESLRKIADQFDDQIRANAEAVIARYQAQNDAIIAKYRPRLEGRKVLLYMGGLRPRHLIGAYEDLGMEIIAAGYEFGHNDDYDRTLPDLKEGTLLFDDASSYELEAFVKALKPDLIGSGIKEKYIFQKMGVPFRQMHSWDYSGPYHGYDGFAIFARDMDMTLNNPAWGQLTAPWLKSA; the protein is encoded by the coding sequence ATGAGCAATGCAACAGCCGATCGTAATCTGGAGATTATCCAGGAGGTGCTGGAGATCTACCCGGAAAAAACGCGCAAGGAACGCCGTAAACACATGATGGTGACCGACCCGGAAATGGAGAGTGTCGGGAAATGCATCATCTCCAACCGCAAATCACAACCTGGTGTGATGACCGTCCGTGGCTGTGCCTATGCCGGTTCCAAAGGGGTGGTGTTTGGACCAATCAAAGATATGGCCCATATCTCGCACGGCCCCATTGGCTGCGGCCAGTATTCACGGGCCGGACGCCGTAACTATTTTACCGGGATCAGCGGGGTCGACAGTTTTGTGACCCTCAATTTCACCTCCGATTTTCAGGAGCGTGACATCGTGTTTGGCGGGGATAAAAAACTCACCAAATTGATTGAAGAGATGGAGGAACTGTTCCCGCTAACCAAAGGGATCAGTATTCAGTCGGAATGCCCGGTAGGACTGATTGGCGATGATATCTCCGCCGTGGCGAAAGCCAGCAGCACGGCCATCAACAAACCGGTGGTGCCGGTACGCTGCGAAGGCTTTCGCGGCGTATCGCAGTCGCTGGGGCACCATATCGCCAATGATGTGATCCGTGACTGGGTGCTGGACAACCGCGAAGGGCAACCCTTTACCACCACTCCCTACGATGTGGCGATTATTGGTGACTACAACATCGGCGGCGACGCCTGGGCCTCCCGTATCCTGCTGGAGGAGATGGGGTTGCGGGTGGTAGCGCAGTGGTCTGGCGATGGCACGCTGGTGGAAATGGAAAACACCCCGTTTGTGAAACTTAATCTGGTGCACTGCTATCGCTCGATGAACTACATCTCGCGCCATATGGAAGAGAAGCACGGCATTCCGTGGATGGAATACAACTTCTTTGGTCCGACCAAAGTGGCTGAGTCGTTACGCAAAATCGCCGACCAGTTTGATGACCAGATTCGTGCCAATGCCGAGGCGGTGATTGCCCGCTATCAGGCGCAAAACGACGCCATCATCGCGAAATACCGGCCACGGCTGGAAGGCCGCAAAGTGCTGCTTTACATGGGGGGGCTGCGTCCACGCCATCTGATTGGTGCTTATGAAGATCTGGGTATGGAGATCATCGCCGCCGGTTACGAGTTCGGTCATAACGACGACTACGACCGTACTTTGCCGGATCTGAAGGAGGGCACGCTGTTGTTCGACGATGCCAGCAGTTATGAGCTGGAAGCATTTGTCAAAGCGCTCAAGCCAGACTTGATCGGCTCAGGGATCAAGGAAAAGTACATTTTCCAGAAGATGGGCGTGCCGTTCCGCCAGATGCACTCCTGGGACTACTCCGGTCCCTATCACGGCTATGACGGCTTTGCCATTTTTGCCCGTGATATGGATATGACCCTAAATAATCCCGCCTGGGGCCAGCTTACAGCGCCCTGGTTGAAGTCCGCCTGA
- the nifH gene encoding nitrogenase iron protein, which yields MTMRQCAIYGKGGIGKSTTTQNLVAALAEMGKKVMIVGCDPKADSTRLILHAKAQNTIMEMAAEVGSVEDLELEDVLQIGYGNVRCAESGGPEPGVGCAGRGVITAINFLEEEGAYVPDLDFVFYDVLGDVVCGGFAMPIRENKAQEIYIVCSGEMMAMYAANNISKGIVKYAKSGKVRLGGLICNSRQTDREDELIIALAEKLGTQMIHFVPRDNIVQRAEIRRMTVIEYDPTCKQANEYRTLASKIVNNTMKVVPTPCTMDELEELLMEFGIMDAEDTSIIGKTAAEENAN from the coding sequence ATGACCATGCGTCAATGTGCCATCTACGGCAAAGGTGGTATCGGCAAATCCACCACTACTCAGAACCTGGTCGCTGCGCTGGCGGAGATGGGCAAGAAAGTCATGATTGTGGGCTGTGACCCCAAAGCGGACTCAACCCGTTTAATCCTGCATGCCAAAGCACAGAACACCATTATGGAAATGGCCGCAGAAGTTGGCTCAGTGGAGGACCTTGAGCTGGAAGATGTGCTGCAAATCGGCTACGGCAACGTGCGCTGCGCCGAATCCGGCGGCCCGGAGCCAGGCGTCGGTTGTGCCGGTCGTGGCGTCATCACCGCCATCAACTTCCTTGAAGAAGAAGGTGCCTACGTACCTGATCTCGACTTTGTCTTTTATGACGTGTTGGGGGATGTGGTGTGTGGTGGTTTTGCCATGCCCATCCGTGAAAACAAAGCGCAGGAGATCTACATCGTCTGTTCCGGCGAAATGATGGCGATGTATGCCGCCAACAATATTTCGAAAGGGATCGTGAAATACGCCAAATCCGGCAAAGTGCGCCTCGGTGGGCTGATTTGTAATTCACGCCAGACCGACCGAGAAGATGAGCTGATCATCGCGCTGGCGGAAAAACTCGGCACCCAGATGATCCACTTCGTTCCTCGCGACAATATCGTGCAGCGTGCCGAAATCCGCCGTATGACGGTGATTGAGTACGATCCGACCTGCAAGCAGGCCAATGAATATCGCACCCTGGCGAGCAAGATCGTCAACAACACCATGAAGGTCGTCCCGACGCCCTGCACCATGGATGAGCTGGAAGAGCTGCTAATGGAGTTCGGCATTATGGATGCGGAAGATACCAGCATCATCGGCAAAACCGCGGCGGAAGAGAACGCGAACTAA